In Salvelinus alpinus chromosome 32, SLU_Salpinus.1, whole genome shotgun sequence, the sequence CTTTAGCCTATACAGTATGCTATTCAAGCTAACTGTAATTATGGAGTTCTAAGGTATTACGGCTTCTGTTCACTTTTTAAAAACTTTCCAGGTGTCAACAAATGTGTTATGATAGATTTTGATCAAGAAATCAGACTCGGTAACGTCAATAGCAAAGTGTAACATTCATAATAGTAATTGTTCCTCTCCAAAGTAATAATGGAAGTGACAATATTTTGAAAATGATAATATTTGCGTTCAGCAAACACAACACAGCATGTTTTGACCTAAGACTTACAAACGCACAGACTTTTGGTAATATGTTCAGTCTCTGCAAAAAGCTTGTCAATTTCATATAACATCCATGACGCCTCTTATTTACTTTATTTCTCCAACATGCCAATACTTAGAAGTCTGCTTTTTAGAGACACGCATAAAAAATGTCATTTATATTTTGTCTGTCCATTCTGTGAAACATTAAAGTTGTGATTTTGCATGCAAATGTAATGTCGGTAATGTTGGAATGGCCCACTACTCAAAGTAGTCTCATAGTATAGACATGTAGGAGATTAGTCACTAAGGTTTTTTTTCTCTTCTCAATCCTTTGATTGCATAATTGGATTAATTATTCAGTGAGGTTACCAGCCTGTCCAAGGTAGGCGGGTCACTTAACATTCTGGGAAGGACTAGGAAATCCTCTAGATTTGTCGCACTTCAGGAACTGAGGTCACTAGTTCTCGCTGGTCTTATGTGGCATGAGAGAGTTGACGCTTTGATGAGAACTGTTTACTTTCTAATCCCCATACATATGTACAAACAGAAAGAGGAAAGAGGTGAACAAAAAGAACAAAAACAGACTGGGTGCAGCTTTTCTTTCCTCCCAAGGCCTTAGTTTAAAGACAGGTCATGTGATGGGAGAAATGTGTTGGTGGTCTCAAGCTATGACACTCCCCCCAACAACTCCACCGGCTCCCTGACCCCCCCACTTACAAAATCTCCCGACCTTCTGTCTAATTGGACTGCAGGAGAAGAGAGATAATGGGTGGTTGTAGGGGTGGGGGCATAAATGTGACCGTTTTTTTCCCCAGGGAGATTCCCAAGACACAGTGGGAAAGGTAAGATTCTCTGCCTGCGTTCATACTGCTGATAGACAAAAGACCCTCAGTTTCCAATGCCACTGAAGCATCACTTCACTCACCCACAGCAGGGAGAGGGATTGATGGAATGGAACTGCATCTTCAAATTTGACTTAAGACCCAAGGCAAACATGCCCTGAACATTTTTATAAATGTATATGGCATGTTAAATCTGAACAGGGTTTTGTGTTCCCATGGTACCCCAAATGTAATAGGAGGTGCAGCATCAGCACTCTGAGTTCAAATATTGAAATGGACACAGACTGTTCTCGTATCATCAGGTTTCCTTGTAGCATATATTTCACAGTAACACATGACTAAAATGCTAATTTTACCAGTTCAAAGTTAGGTATCAAAGTAAAAAAAGATGAATCCTTTTTATCAAATTCCATCCGCACACAGGGAAATAAATGTCCAACTTGGAACCATAACTTCAGCCATATTGGATTACtcccctttttatttttttattttccatGTACTTTGTGTGCAAGCTCTTTGTACTGGTCCATATTTAAATTGTTGCTGTGGCAAAAGAGGGCTATAGAATTTTTAAATATGTGACAATAATTGACAGCCAATGTACCAGGTACAACTTAATGAACTTGGCTGATATAAGCTAACactaatacatttgaaaaaatcaTATTTTTATGCAATAATCATTGACTCAAACAAACAGAAAGCTGTTTGACACATGGTCGTACAATTTGGTACACATGTAGTATGGTAGAGCAGTAGCCATTCCAGGGGTATTATGCCATTTAGCCACATGGTGGGCTATGTGCTTATTTGTTTGGAAACCCTATACTACCTTGATAACAACAATAATCACATTCGTCCCCAGACTTTCATGGTTTTGACCACTGCAACTCCTTTTTTAAGAGacgttttttgttttattttctccAGGGAGATTCCCAAGACACAGTGGGGAAGGTAAGATTCTTTGCCTGCGTTCATACTGCTGATAGACAAAAGACCCTCAGTTTCCAATGCCACTGAAGCATCCCTTCATTCAcccacaggagagagagggatggacagaatgGAACTGCGTCTTAAAATGTAACTTAAGACCACTGCAACTGCTTTTTAAAGAGACAATTCCCCCTTGTGtgacatttttttgtattttgaatggtTCAACTCAATTCTTTTCAGAGGCCGGAGTGTTTTTTCCCTATTCCATAGAAAACAGTACTAATGAAAAGTCCTCCAAGGGTTCTTGAAGACAGAGACTGCAAAGGCCCTTTTCGCTGCATTGCTTGGCTTCCAGACAACGTTTTTTCAGTGTCCATTTTGACAGTTCTATAACACTTTTAACAATTGTAATCTTTCAACTAACCCCATCTAGTTCCGAAAGTTTGTTGAAGTGAGTCAATCACATTTTTGAATTTGTGATTTGCAATTGGGCAAATTATTGGTTATATTTATgcatcttttttatttattttttgtttaacatttatttaactaggcaagccagttaagaacaaattcttatttacaatgacggcctaccccggacaacgcttggccaattgtgtgccgccctatgggactcccaatcacggccggatgtggtacagcctggattcaaaccagggattgtagtgacgcctcttgcactgagatgcagggccttagaccgctgcgccactcgggagacctaAGACGATGTActctcacttcctctcctctatgttaTAATGATCTTTATCCAGTTAACTTACGAACATCTTTTCAAAGTCCTTTGACTTTAGTGGTAATATTCAAGAACACACTGTGAATACAACATTTTGAGAGAGTTGCACTTTTCAAAGTGCACTATTTTTTCTATTAATTAAAGGGTAAAAATGTATCAACATATAACATTTATTCTTCTATGCTCCTATCATTATTTATTAAACTGTCTCACACGATTTGTTTATAGCGATTCCATCTGCAGCTCACTATACTGTAGATTTTCCCATGAGTGAGTGGTTAGGGTTTGGATTAGGGTTAAGGTAGCAAACAAAAACCCTCCCCCAAAACACGTATGCTACTGTTGAACACAATCCTGGTTACCAGCTTAGGGCGACTAATTCAATAACTAAAATGTTCTTCCCCTTGTGTCAGCATTTCCTTTATAGTGCTGTATGAGTTCACCATACGCTGAATAGGCTACAATAAGTAGCATTGCAACCCAAAATAATACATAAGAAGGTCTCTGCATAGGGCATAACACCTCATTTGAATACcaacaaaatatgaaataaaCTGCTATTCAAACCCATTGTCAATGAAGGTACAACATGGCCTTTTTATCATAACTGGATTATCATCAAGACGAATCCATGAAAGAAATTGAAAAAACACACATGGCTTTTTTGGtagccatatatatatataatatatatccaCACTCGTACCACACATTTCACAAAGTTCAAGATATTTCACAACAACAGCACCAAAGAGCTTTGATTGATTTATCACCTCCCTCTTTTACATTCATTCATTAATTATTTTGCAGATATACTAATCATCTATTAATTACAGACGTGAATAatttacaataaaataacaattttaGGTacaattctcattttctttcttttcttttacACTACAGTAATTTCACTCAGTCACCTCATGCTCATTTCCCTCCAAACCTTCCACCATGGTGACtgatcttaaaacatttcagatgaGAAAAGTTATTGTCTTAAAGATTGCAAAACCTTCTGCACTGTTTTCAATCATGTTGCATCAAGCTCAATTCTGTATATCCAACTATGCAAGCAGCTTTCTGAAGTTCAAACGCTTTCCCAGAACTCTTTCCTCCATCAGCTCTTTTCCCCACCCCACATTTCCAAGCTTTACTCCAACTCTTATCTGTACACGTACATCTGGACTACCACTCTAACATTATTGAAATCACAGACGAAAAAGTGGAATACTGcatctttaagacatgaaagtcacaAATTTAGACTGTGTTAAAAATCATATTGGGAAAACCCTCACATAACCATTTAGAAAACAGCTAACACAGAACCATTTAACTATCATACGGTATGACAACATTTTTCTTTAGTTTGTTTTGGgccaaaaataaaaacaaatacaaacTGGTATAAAAGACTGTTATTGTAGCTTAATATTGGAAAACTGCATATGTAAATGGAATTTGCATGTTAAATACCTGTGTTCCTCATGAGTATCTGCAAATGGAAAAAGAGACCTGCGATATTTCCGTAAACAGAAATGTTATATTTGACAAAGGGCCGAATTAACTCCAAGTTCACCAGGCCGTCTTGAACTGACAGTATGTCACCTGAATTGCACAAGCTGTAGTGCTTGATAACTCTAAGTCTACACACTGTGACACAAGTCTACCCAAAACAAGCAAATAAGAAAACACAAAATCAAAAAAGGTACCATCATGTTACACCCTTGGCCAACCACTCAAAAGCTTTGTATGTATTGTGTCAATTACCTCCAGTAGCTAAACATTTGTGATGTGTTACCCAAACATTAACAGACTCATTTTCTGTGCTTTTTTGGGGATTACTATTGCAGATAAATAAATGTGAGAAAATGTGGCTAAAAAATTAAATTCTGCTCCTTAGTAATCTCATGGATATTTGTTCCTCTGATCATTTCTATTGGAACTTGGAGATTCAATTTTAATTTAGTGCATAAGTAAGAATGAAAATGTATACAtgtgtatgtttttgttttcctCCCTCTGAGAGGCATCAGATGTTCAGTTGGATTTACATgaacaacaaccacaacacaaaCAGGACAGAAGAGGGTGAAACAAACAAACTGAACCAAGACAATAAAAAACAAGGAGAAcaacaaaacaaatcaaaatcctTTGAGAAACATCATTCCAAAACGTTTTTGTCCACACTCTCCTTCCCATTGGTCCGTGAGTAAGGTTCAAAAGCAGAAGAGCTCAGATAGCGGGCAGACAGTTCCTGCAGGTTCCCGGCCAGGGAGCCGGCCATGGAGAGCGGGTTGGAGGACATGCGGGTGGCCACGCTGCCAAGCAGAGAGGGCATGGGGAAGCTGAACAGGCCGTGAGCTGATGGGGAGTTCTGGAGGCCTGCCACCGTCCCTGAGCTCGTCACTATAGGTAGAGGGGGACTGCCGCCGGCCGTCCCTGAGCTGGcaccactgctgctgctgctgcttccgtTGCTGACCATGCCCATGGAGGGTCCTCGCAGGGCGGCACCCAGGGTGCCGTTGCCACAGTGCTGCAGGAGCCCCGGCAGGCCTGGTGGCGTGAGGAGCCGGCCCTGCTCCAGAAGTCTCAATACACTGCAGGTGGCCGCCGTCTCTGACACCACCGAGCGCAGCTCTGAATCTTTGCCCTGGTCCTTCTTCTGCTTTGTGCGTCGGTTCTGGAACCAAACTTTAACCTTGAGGGGAGGACAAAAAACCGCTCCAAAATCAGCCAGAAAATAAGCAGTAGAAACCTTCAGCAACAGGGTCTATTTTCAAAAGCCAAATTAACATACTTTAGTTAATATGTATTATTTTCTAATATCTGTAGGCATTTATTGCAACACCAATGTTTGTAGAAAATTACTGAATAATTTGGATTGTTGTAAATAATTACTAATTCCCTTGTGATCTCAGTATAGGTCACTTTGATGTCCACATGAATTGAATTGTGATAGTAATAACATTGGTAGCACGATCAGGGACTTAGACCAGGGGGCCCGGCTTCTACCTCTTGACAGATTTAGTAGCTAATTTACAGAAATACGGATTAAATCAAAACCTAATGCCTTGTAAATATTTACATATCAATGTCACATTAATGGATGTTAtcagaatcacacatatacaataCAGTACTGTTTGTGGTCTAAACTTGAACAAAACTTTCTGTAATGGGAGCCATAAATTACTTTATAACATATTTTTCTTCTAGTGAAATGCAGACTGTAAGGTAAAGTAGCTAGAAAttaataaaatgtatttccatgACCTTAGACATTTTATGAAAATTTTAAATAATTAATGAACTCAAAGACATGAAAGTAACAAAAGCAGGGTCATATAGTAATgagtatatatgtatgtgtggctGAAGTATACTGTTAGAAGGACATGAGTATAACAAAGTAAAGTGTGCATACAGATAAACATGGCTATTGTATTCCTATTCATGTGGATAAAGAAAAAACGTGTTTGTGAAGAGGCCATTTTGACGGTGAAGAAGTAATGTTACTGCATTTGGATTGCACATGTTTGATGGTCATTCAACAATGAAAATAGACCTCTCTTTTCCCATTTGCATTTCATATATTTCTATTTTATATATTCTATTCCTTTTCCAAAAAGGATAATAGGagtttgtattttttttgcagttttctTCATGTATTTCCCCACCTCTATCAAGTCTGTGGCAATTAAACCTGATTGCTTTCATACGGACCATAATTAGAGTGAATGTGTCTCAATCAATGAGCCTCCAGCTACAGTACCTCAAACTGCAGCTACTTCAATCACATCTGAATAGCATGTTTTCCTCCATGTACTTGTTGTAGATAAACAACTCAGTAATTCTCAAGGTTAGTTGGTCAATCGCAAATCTATTTTACACTCTGGAAGTAAGGAATTACATTATTACCATATTCCCTCATGTTATAAGAATATCCTAAATTATTGGTGAACATCTTTTATCTGAGAGGATACATTTTCAACAAGGTCCAACGAGGGGCTCTGAAGCCAGCAAGCCAAACAAAGATGATTAGGGGTGTACACTTCAGCATATGGCAGTCGTTTCTTAATGTAACACCCCAAGAGTGCATTGGAACAAAATGTTAATTTCATGATGCCATCATTAGAGACCACTTCATCAACGAATGAAGGAGACATTTGAAGATTTAATGCAATCAAGGAGCATGGCGGCGTGCAACATTTAATGTTGCATGTGAAAATACATTAAGACATTCAAGCCTATTGTCCTCCCTCTGAATGGGGACCTAAGGGCTGTGTGAAGTCTAAAGCACCATTATTCTATTCTAAAAACCACCAAAGAATTCTGAATTCATTGTGTGCTGACATGGTAAACTACATGAATACTGTAGCTGAATACAAAATAAAAgcatcaaatgtattggtcaggaaaacatttatttatcattgtaaaatgtatatatgtatgtgtatatatatatatatatatatatatatattatattgtaAATTGTATATTGTATTGTATATTATATTTActttattgtaaagtggttgttccactggatatcataaggtgaatgcaccaatttgtaagtcgctctggataagagcgtctgctaaatgacttaaatgtaaatgtatatgtatatatatatactcacaCACTAAAGTAGAAATTCCCCGAGGTCAATATGAATATTTCTTGTAATGATCAGAAATGCGTGACAGAAACACGTGTCTATGCTGTGACTCAGAAGATAACTTTGCATAATGCTCCAGTCTGACCTCTGTCCAAAGTCAAGCTTGTTTAGGCCCACTGAAACATTCATGAGGTACGTAATAAACATATAAGGTAAATGTGGCGGACTATGCCATTAGCCAGCTTGCAAGATAAACTAAGAAATAAAATTGTGCTACAAATATTTGGGACTAAGCTCTGAAGCAGAGAGCAAGATTTCCCTGAAGTGAAAATTATACATTGGAGGGTGACTAAGCTTGGTATCTCGTCGAGAACGAGCAGACAAGTGCAAATACAGTTCACCCACAGTGGGCGCAGTGTGACCTTTCCCTGACCCCACTGCTAAGCATGAGGTGAAAgcacttttttctttttttaaggcCTGTGGACTAGAAACATACTGTTTCTGCACTGAAAATGAGACTCCTTAATGCAACAATTTAGGCTAACAAGGTTATAGAATTTGTTGGGATAGCAGTGATATGAGATGCATAGTTCACTAGGCTAAATACAATGACAGAGATTTGATTTGAGTTATGTATAGGATCATAACTTAACAATACTATGCTAGAGCTATATGATCAGTGAAGCAGTCTGCCTTTTTCTAAATTATCTTTAACTAATCAGTCAGCTAAATAGAAAATGCCAGGGTTATAGTAAAACTTATAAAGATTGTATTGGAATGGGATATGCTTACAGAAGTCTGATGACAATATAGAAAGCATTGCGTAAGTGAGATAAGTGTGTGTAATCATACACTCTATTTTTCACATTTGAGATAAGATTTTGAAATACATAAGGGTCGTTCCACGAATAGAGTGCCCTTTATGTCCTTGTGAGATTATCTGTGTACATTTTGATAAACCACTAAATACTCCAATAGTATTGTTTTCATGTTTGTCCGACTTCTAGGAAGATTGTAACCCacttaatttatttgtattttatttagctaggcaagtcagttaagaacaaattcatattttcaatgaaggcctaggaacagtgggttaactgccttgttcaggagcagaacgacagatttttaacttgtcagctcggggattcgatttggcaacctttcggttactagtccaacgctctaaccactaggcccctTAACCCCAAGATTTcaccaagttttcaccatcattgtaaagccctagttctTTTGTTGCTTTGAAAAAGTAACttctgaagatgattatttattCATTGTGATTTAGTGATTAATATTAAACATCTAACATTGAACATCTTATAGTCAAATAATATTGtaaaaagcaggtgagctggttctactccttttggccattttctggggTTTTGTGGTAGAAAAATGAGTGCAACGAGCATACCATGTCACACCTGTTACACTAGATCGATAGGCTAGCTCAATTTTTTGgaaagcttgcattcaattgcccctccctgttgtacacaacaagcttccatttccCCTGTCTCAAGTGgagttatggctgatttaagatgaaatcgtcaactttgttacggtcaaccctgttacggtcaaccctgttacggtcagccCTATTACTTTAATTGCCACTTTTATagtcttttttattttacttaacCTCTTGACATTGGAAAACCtattttttatgaagttgaacaagtgctctttatgacagaatgttaaaatgggGTGAAAAAAATGCTGTTATTTTCTACAAAATTACACTACCCAAAAGGCACTCTATTCGTGGAATGACCCATAACATATCTATGATAACACAGAATGTGGATTTGGTATGTATTTACTGATGGCCAGAGTGAAATAGGTACATGTATTGTGTTGCTTGAATTTACCTGCGTTTCAGACAGATTTAGCTGGCGGGCCAGTTCTGTTCGTTCCCTCCCAACCACATACTGGCATCTCTGGAACTCCATCTCCAGACGATAGAGTTGCTCTGCAGTGAAAGAGGTCCGGGTTCGTTTGGGACGGTCCAAATCCAGTCCCTTTGGCAGAATGATCTCTCGGATAGACCCTTTTGCATCTACAAAAAAGAACAAGTGACCATTGAAGATTTGTCAATGATAACTATATTCAAAATGTAGAAACACTTTTGGCTCATCATTATCACAACATCAGAATGACCATTCATCATTTTTAGTAATGTGTGTAGGCCTTCTGTTGTCCATGAAATGACCGATTACCGTCAATGAAAGACTTAGGTCTTGTTGCAGTGCATAGCATAAAGCTATATGGAGATATCGAGGATGATTTCATGTTTGCAAAATTGAAAAATTAACCATCCAGGTATGCACATGAGTATGGTACATTATTTATATGAATGCATCAAATGCACAACATCAACCACAGTAATATGCATAACTTAAATTAATACACTGACATTTTCCCAACCAACTAGTGTACTTTCCAAACATACTAGGGGATAACCTCAACCACATTAAAAGCAGTCAAAAAAAACTATTAATTCATTTGAAAAAGCACCGTTTACAGAAGAAAGTTGATCAAACgtataaaacaaatacaaaatacaatgatacattattttatttcattGTGATCATTTCCTTTGGTCAACCCATTTAATTGCATCAATACTCTAGTCTAGATTATCATATTTTAGCATCTCAATCAGTACTCTCTCCTAAATAGTAAACTAACCTCAAAATAGTTGTTTTCCCTATAGTTTTCTACAATCAAAATGTAATGTGTAATTTAAAAAGTTGTACTATTGTCATGTAAACGGAAAATAATTAAAGGATATACTTTTAGATAACGTGATATTAATTTTATAACTGTATGAGCTTTTAATGACttaataaaaagagagaaatgAGGAAAGATAATAAGGAAAATGTTTTTTCTTAAGAATTTACTCAATGAACTAAAATAAATTATTACTTTTTAAATTGTGATTATTTCTCCCATCATCTAAAAGCAGCAAAATATAACCTGAAAGTATAAACATTTATGTTTGAATTTAGTTGTCATTTCGTTGCTAAATTATTTCCATAACAATTAGCAAGGATATATTCATGTTTTCAAACAGTCTCAATGTTTGACCAACTGTGTtaaacagattaaataaatgatgtgCGCTTATTCTCCTACAATTTAGCCCTGAGGCCAGACGACACTCAGAAAGAGCACTAAAACAACataacaattaactcatttaTTTGTATTAACTGCATATGAAATACCTTATATTATTTAGAACAAGATGATGTAAGCAAATGCATTTTACGTACATTATTATTACTCATTCATCATCTGTATCAGAATAAGATAAGATAGTGAAAACCTGGGTATCTTATGATTTGAAACTTCTGTGAATATTGCTTTCAAATGAAATAGTATTTTCATGGAGAGAGATTATATAAATTAGCATGAAATTCATCCTTCATTTTAAAACCAAATGTACAGTACTTAATATCTTAAATAAATGTGCTCGATGATTCTAGAAGTGTGCTGTATAATTCAATGTCAGAATAAACACAATTGTTGTGAATGCAAACCATTTTGATAGGAGTATATCACAGGGGTAAAATGCATAACATTCACAATTCATAAAAATGTGCAGATAGTACATTTTTATAAAAgtgcaaaaaaaatgtatgtttgtaTTTACTTTAAATTCAAAATGGTTTAAGAAAAAAGCCAaaaattattttacaatgactAAAACTACCATGAGACAGATAAGAGTGAGTGGgggtgtgttttttggatttttttcttctttggCATAATGTTGCACTCTCACCCGAGAACGCCCCGGAAGCTGCAAAAGGGACTATAGCGCATTGTTAACTGATAGTGCCTAATTTCCTTTTTCTGAAGATGAACGAGTGATAAAAACAACAAATAAACCAAATAGCACTCGGGAGAAATTTGCTGCCTTGTGTCAAATATATAAAGTCGAATTAATATATTGAATGATTCTAATGATTGACAAATTTTAGCGATCCAATACCTCAAATAtattgtacatacagtataaaaaCAGAGCATTTGGTTGGGAACAATTTAGCAGTATGTCTGTGAAACCAaaagctatttctatgcttcttgAGTCTACACAAAGCCAATACCAGAATCCCATATCCAAAACATCCATCTGGCAATTCAGCATATCTCACATAGCAAATGATCTTATATCATCCTGTGGATACATATAAAGTAAAGCAATGAGCAAACAGAGTCCATACACTGCAACAGAAGTAAATATGAGTGGACATCCTCTCACCTCGGACAAGTATTCTCCTGCAGTAGTCCGGGTCCCCCGTGCTCCCCCGGTTTTTCTCACAGCTTTCCACCGTCCCAGATGGCGAGAAGGACTCCTGCTGATCCTTTAGGAAGGTTTTGGAAAGGTTTCCCTGGGAATCCTTGCCGTCTTTCCCATCCTTTATGCCGTTCTTCAGCCCCATCCCTGGTTCAGGCTCTTGGTTGTATCTGACCTCCATACTAACTTATCGTCTTCAatgtttctttctttttttcctttGTCAGGTGAAAAAAACAGTGATTACAGAGAGTGTTGCACGTTGTGTTGTCTCAACAGTGTGGCTTTGTTTTAAAACAGCACCTTTTAGACCAGAGAGTCACCTACCTAATGTTCAGGGAACGCTTGCCTCACCTGCCAAGGTGCCCTATTATCGTTGTCCAACTCACTTGCCCAATGATCATGGACTTATCACTGAAACTCAACAGCCTTGTTACATACACATCAGGCTGATAGATGATCTCCAAATAATCAGAGCCATGGACCGACGCACGCTCACTGTTTCAATTGATTACGGTCATTTTGCTGCCTCCACATTTGCGTAGCCTCATGAATACACTAAATTGTTTGGGAAATATATCAGGTCCTAATGGAGGGGTTTGCTCGCTTCGTCCCTCTCTGTCAG encodes:
- the vax1 gene encoding ventral anterior homeobox 1, encoding MEVRYNQEPEPGMGLKNGIKDGKDGKDSQGNLSKTFLKDQQESFSPSGTVESCEKNRGSTGDPDYCRRILVRDAKGSIREIILPKGLDLDRPKRTRTSFTAEQLYRLEMEFQRCQYVVGRERTELARQLNLSETQVKVWFQNRRTKQKKDQGKDSELRSVVSETAATCSVLRLLEQGRLLTPPGLPGLLQHCGNGTLGAALRGPSMGMVSNGSSSSSSGASSGTAGGSPPLPIVTSSGTVAGLQNSPSAHGLFSFPMPSLLGSVATRMSSNPLSMAGSLAGNLQELSARYLSSSAFEPYSRTNGKESVDKNVLE